A single region of the Ignavibacteriales bacterium genome encodes:
- a CDS encoding integron integrase yields MLDRVRNEIKVRHYSLRTEKSYTNWIKRFIIFHNKKHPIEMGADEIREFVNHLAVKDNVSASTQNQALQAILFLYKDILKIKVGWINEIERVARTKHIPVVFSKSEARQVLENMDGVVRLIASLLYGGGLRLNECLRLRIKDIDFDYKQIVIRDGKGEKDRRTTLPEKLIPALQAQVKYVKKIHLADLKENNGTTVLPYALRKKYINAGKEFGWQFLFPSANFVVDEESKQRYRYHIHSSTVQKAIKEALKKAEITKPGSPHTFRHSFATHLLEAGYDIRTVQELLGHKDVRTTMIYTHVLNKGGMGVRSPLD; encoded by the coding sequence ATATTAGATCGTGTAAGAAATGAAATAAAAGTTAGGCATTATAGTTTGCGAACTGAAAAATCTTACACTAACTGGATTAAAAGATTTATAATCTTTCATAACAAAAAACATCCTATAGAAATGGGTGCGGATGAAATTCGTGAGTTTGTAAATCATCTGGCAGTAAAAGATAATGTTTCTGCATCAACACAAAACCAGGCTTTGCAAGCGATATTATTTTTATACAAAGATATTTTAAAAATTAAGGTTGGATGGATAAACGAAATTGAAAGAGTTGCACGTACAAAACATATACCCGTAGTGTTTTCAAAATCCGAAGCAAGACAAGTTTTAGAAAATATGGATGGTGTTGTAAGGCTTATCGCCTCCCTGCTGTATGGCGGCGGATTAAGATTGAATGAATGTTTAAGATTGCGAATTAAGGATATCGATTTTGATTATAAGCAAATTGTAATACGAGATGGTAAAGGTGAAAAAGATAGAAGAACAACGCTGCCAGAAAAATTAATACCAGCATTGCAGGCACAGGTTAAGTATGTAAAAAAAATTCATCTTGCAGATTTAAAAGAAAACAACGGCACAACTGTTTTGCCGTATGCGTTAAGAAAAAAATATATTAACGCCGGTAAAGAATTTGGCTGGCAATTCTTATTTCCTTCAGCTAATTTTGTAGTGGATGAAGAAAGTAAACAGCGATACCGGTATCACATACACAGTTCAACGGTTCAAAAAGCAATTAAGGAAGCGTTAAAAAAAGCTGAGATAACCAAGCCCGGAAGTCCGCATACTTTTAGACACAGTTTTGCAACGCACTTGTTAGAAGCGGGTTATGATATCAGAACGGTTCAGGAATTGCTTGGGCATAAAGATGTTAGGACCACAATGATATACACGCATGTTCTAAACAAAGGCGGAATGGGTGTACGAAGTCCGCTGGATTAG
- a CDS encoding DUF4097 family beta strand repeat protein, translating to MVSSTPPSVPFDNYKSSLNINLPPGKDIYVKKNNFGVQTYQLENNLHIETAKGECIVEGHGGSVEAITQSGNINAMVLIPDSGYCNCYSVDGSITVQVPIGSSGNIILKTTNGTVSYSNLNIQNLTHTSKELTGTLGTGSGTIYLESVNGNVLLKGF from the coding sequence ATTGTATCATCAACTCCCCCTTCCGTTCCATTTGATAATTATAAAAGTTCTTTAAATATCAACCTACCACCAGGGAAAGATATTTATGTAAAGAAAAATAATTTTGGAGTTCAAACATATCAATTAGAAAATAATCTACATATCGAAACTGCAAAAGGTGAATGTATAGTTGAAGGACACGGCGGATCTGTTGAAGCAATTACTCAATCCGGAAATATTAATGCAATGGTTTTGATACCTGATAGTGGTTATTGTAATTGTTATTCCGTTGATGGCAGCATAACTGTTCAGGTTCCGATTGGAAGTTCAGGTAATATCATTTTAAAAACTACTAATGGAACTGTTAGTTACTCTAATTTAAATATCCAGAATTTAACGCATACATCTAAAGAATTAACAGGCACATTGGGAACCGGCAGCGGAACTATTTATTTGGAATCTGTTAATGGTAATGTTTTGTTGAAAGGGTTTTAG
- a CDS encoding PstS family phosphate ABC transporter substrate-binding protein yields the protein MRRENHLAFLFMLLAIIPMLIIGCKRDSEKIEQTVITVKGSDTMVNLSQKWAEEYMKLHPDVSLQVTGGGSGTGIAGLLNKTTEIANASREMKSSEMDDAKSKGLSPYQYQVALDGIAVIVHPENKVDNLTIKQLSDIFSGKITNWKQLGGANMPLTLYGRENSSGTYEFFKEHVLGKVDGKQVDYSPSTQVLQGTAALGEAVARDVKGIGYGGVGYFAERNDVKILHIKKDENSPAITPAENNKVNYEAIWSGDYSISRYLYCYTNGEAAGKLKDFMDYIVSPEGQNIVKSMEYIPLPLEK from the coding sequence ATGAGAAGAGAGAATCATTTAGCATTTTTATTTATGCTGCTAGCAATAATTCCAATGTTAATTATCGGATGCAAGCGAGACAGCGAAAAAATAGAACAAACTGTTATTACCGTTAAAGGTTCTGATACAATGGTAAACCTTTCACAAAAATGGGCTGAAGAATATATGAAACTTCATCCTGATGTTTCACTTCAAGTAACAGGTGGTGGATCTGGAACAGGTATAGCAGGTCTGCTTAATAAAACTACTGAAATTGCAAATGCATCGCGTGAAATGAAATCTTCTGAAATGGATGATGCAAAATCTAAAGGATTGAGTCCTTATCAGTACCAAGTTGCACTTGATGGGATTGCAGTTATCGTTCATCCTGAAAATAAAGTTGATAACTTAACAATAAAACAATTGAGTGATATTTTTTCCGGCAAAATTACAAATTGGAAACAACTTGGCGGAGCTAATATGCCACTTACTCTTTACGGAAGAGAAAACAGTAGCGGTACTTATGAATTCTTTAAGGAGCATGTACTTGGTAAAGTTGATGGTAAGCAAGTTGATTATTCTCCTTCAACCCAGGTTTTGCAGGGAACTGCAGCTCTTGGTGAGGCAGTTGCACGTGATGTTAAAGGAATTGGTTACGGCGGCGTTGGTTACTTTGCAGAAAGAAATGATGTAAAAATATTACACATTAAGAAGGATGAAAATTCTCCGGCAATTACACCCGCTGAAAACAATAAGGTAAATTATGAAGCCATTTGGAGCGGTGATTATTCAATTTCTCGTTACCTTTACTGCTACACTAATGGTGAAGCTGCAGGAAAACTTAAAGACTTTATGGATTACATAGTTTCACCTGAAGGGCAAAATATTGTGAAATCTATGGAATACATTCCTCTGCCCTTAGAAAAATAA
- the pstC gene encoding phosphate ABC transporter permease subunit PstC, with protein MKITDQNTDEKEFYSKSEDSKYGKKIKKFTRTKESLIKIFFTLNGVAALIFIILIFIFLFKEGFKSLEHIGLLDFLYTTRAGTDGSTQTVFEWYPTSTEPRYSLIPLILGTLLTAIPATIISTIFGVAAGIYLSEVANPKWKEFLKPLIELFAGIPTVVLGFIMLVIGASFFNDLLNPANRLNAFVAAIGLSFVIIPVIASLTEDALHSIPNDLRMASYGLGATKWQTISRVILPAAFSGVSASVILGFGRAIGETMIVLMAAGNAANITANIFLSVRTMTATIAAEMGEVSQGSDHYYSLFFIGIVLFTITFILNLIAEMIINKMRKKNTF; from the coding sequence ATGAAAATAACTGATCAGAATACAGACGAAAAAGAATTTTATTCTAAATCAGAAGATTCTAAGTACGGCAAAAAAATTAAAAAATTTACCCGTACTAAAGAATCATTGATAAAAATATTCTTTACCTTAAACGGTGTTGCTGCCCTGATATTTATAATTCTCATTTTTATCTTTTTATTTAAGGAAGGATTCAAGTCATTAGAGCACATTGGTCTTTTAGATTTTCTTTATACTACTAGAGCCGGCACTGATGGATCAACTCAGACGGTATTTGAATGGTATCCCACTTCAACTGAACCAAGATATTCACTCATCCCTTTAATCCTTGGAACGTTGTTAACTGCAATTCCTGCCACAATAATTTCCACAATATTTGGTGTTGCTGCAGGTATTTATCTTTCTGAAGTGGCAAATCCTAAATGGAAAGAATTTCTTAAACCATTAATAGAGTTATTTGCTGGTATACCTACTGTGGTTCTTGGATTTATTATGTTGGTAATAGGTGCATCATTTTTTAATGATTTACTTAATCCTGCTAACAGATTAAATGCTTTTGTTGCTGCAATTGGATTATCATTTGTTATCATACCAGTAATTGCCTCATTAACCGAAGATGCTCTCCATTCAATCCCAAACGATTTAAGAATGGCTTCTTATGGATTGGGTGCAACAAAATGGCAGACAATAAGCAGAGTAATTCTTCCCGCAGCTTTTAGCGGGGTATCTGCAAGTGTAATCTTAGGATTTGGTCGCGCTATTGGTGAAACAATGATTGTACTTATGGCCGCTGGTAATGCTGCTAATATCACTGCAAATATTTTTCTTAGCGTTAGAACTATGACCGCAACAATTGCTGCTGAAATGGGAGAAGTCTCTCAAGGATCAGATCATTATTACTCACTGTTTTTTATTGGTATAGTTCTATTTACTATAACTTTTATTTTAAATCTTATTGCTGAAATGATTATCAACAAGATGAGAAAGAAGAATACATTTTGA
- the pstA gene encoding phosphate ABC transporter permease PstA, protein MLELRKKKKDFVGSLAIWFVRIMFFSLVLVLMLLLGKIVEQGIGTISFEFIFDDPKNNMTEGGIFPAIFGTIAVTLIMILMAVPLGVCSAIYLNEYAKDSFFTRIIRTSINNLAGVPSIVFGLFGLGFFILFIGRGMDEVLETGLLFGQPALIWASATLAVLVLPIVIVSTLEALNSVPKSHRDASYGLGATKWQTIKSVVLPQARPGILTGTILAISRGAGETAPILFLGAAFFLPNLPVTDLCIGDYCIPMINPAKQFMYLAYHIFILATQSSNPTKTLPIQYGSTLVLIGLTFLLNITAIIFRYRFRKSLGRL, encoded by the coding sequence ATGTTAGAACTTCGTAAAAAGAAAAAAGACTTTGTTGGAAGCTTAGCAATTTGGTTTGTTAGAATAATGTTCTTTTCACTTGTTTTAGTATTGATGCTTCTTCTAGGAAAAATTGTAGAACAGGGAATTGGAACTATTTCTTTTGAATTTATTTTTGATGATCCTAAAAACAATATGACAGAGGGCGGTATTTTCCCTGCTATCTTTGGAACTATTGCTGTAACACTAATTATGATTTTAATGGCTGTCCCGCTCGGAGTATGCTCGGCAATTTATCTTAATGAATATGCAAAGGATTCGTTTTTTACCAGGATTATCAGAACATCAATAAATAATCTTGCCGGAGTTCCATCAATAGTATTTGGTTTATTTGGATTGGGTTTCTTTATCCTATTTATTGGAAGAGGCATGGATGAAGTTCTTGAGACCGGTTTGCTCTTCGGTCAGCCGGCTTTGATCTGGGCATCTGCAACACTTGCTGTGCTTGTGCTTCCGATTGTCATTGTTTCAACTCTTGAGGCATTAAATTCTGTGCCTAAGTCCCATCGTGATGCTTCTTATGGATTAGGGGCAACTAAATGGCAGACAATTAAAAGTGTTGTGCTGCCTCAAGCTCGTCCTGGTATATTAACGGGAACAATATTAGCAATCAGCAGGGGAGCAGGAGAGACAGCGCCGATTCTATTTCTAGGTGCAGCATTCTTTCTTCCAAATCTTCCCGTAACAGATTTATGTATTGGAGATTATTGTATCCCAATGATCAATCCAGCAAAACAATTTATGTATTTGGCATATCACATTTTTATTTTGGCAACACAATCATCAAATCCGACAAAGACTTTACCTATCCAGTACGGATCCACCTTAGTTTTAATCGGACTTACATTTTTATTAAATATAACAGCAATAATATTTAGATATAGATTTAGAAAATCTTTAGGCAGACTTTAA
- a CDS encoding phosphate ABC transporter ATP-binding protein translates to MKEIKIVIKDLNLFYGEKQALKNITLNIPDKRVTAFIGPSGCGKSTFLRVLNRMNDLIDNVKVDGEVSVDGVNIYDKNIDVVNLRKNIGMVFQKSNLFPKTIYENIVYGPKINGIKDKKTLDEIVEKTCQQSAIWDEVKDRLNENALSLSGGQQQRLCIARALAVEPEIILMDEPASALDPISTAKIEELIHDLKQKYTIVIVTHNMQQAARVSDMTAFFYIGELIEFDRTTKIFTNPSIKQTEDYISGRFG, encoded by the coding sequence ATGAAAGAAATTAAAATTGTAATAAAGGACCTTAATCTCTTCTATGGAGAGAAACAAGCATTAAAAAATATAACTCTTAATATCCCTGATAAAAGAGTTACTGCATTTATAGGTCCTTCTGGATGCGGTAAATCTACATTCCTCAGAGTATTAAATCGTATGAATGATTTAATTGATAATGTAAAGGTGGATGGGGAAGTTTCTGTTGACGGTGTAAATATTTATGATAAAAATATTGATGTTGTTAATCTCAGAAAAAATATCGGTATGGTATTTCAGAAATCAAATCTTTTTCCAAAAACCATTTATGAAAATATTGTTTACGGACCTAAGATAAATGGAATAAAGGATAAAAAGACTCTTGATGAAATTGTTGAGAAAACTTGTCAACAGTCAGCAATTTGGGATGAAGTAAAAGACCGATTGAACGAAAATGCATTAAGTTTATCAGGCGGTCAGCAGCAAAGATTATGTATTGCACGTGCTTTGGCAGTTGAGCCTGAAATTATTTTAATGGATGAACCTGCGAGCGCACTTGATCCGATTTCAACCGCAAAGATTGAAGAACTGATCCACGATTTGAAACAAAAATATACAATTGTAATAGTAACGCACAATATGCAGCAAGCCGCCCGCGTAAGTGATATGACGGCATTTTTCTATATCGGTGAATTAATAGAATTTGATCGCACAACCAAAATTTTTACTAACCCCTCTATTAAGCAAACTGAGGATTATATTTCCGGAAGATTTGGTTGA
- the phoU gene encoding phosphate signaling complex protein PhoU, giving the protein MERLLDEHLEKLKTRVIKMCSLVDEQVQFAIKSVEEDNLELAQSVIDRDKKVNKYDVKIDKICQKIFALAQPVAMDLRYIMSSLTINSNLERIGDIAVNIAENIILIKTKPEFYHNTKLEEMFNLTKRMLKNSIDAFIGGNPELAKEVILTDDVVDKLNAENHLILKSIMKQNPDNIEGAVALLVISRELERLADHSTNIAEDVFFIVEAQLIKHKYEKFIFGDDENENEDDKADTES; this is encoded by the coding sequence ATGGAACGACTTTTAGATGAACATCTCGAAAAATTAAAAACCCGTGTTATTAAAATGTGCAGCCTTGTTGATGAGCAGGTTCAGTTTGCAATTAAATCGGTTGAAGAAGATAACTTGGAGTTAGCGCAATCTGTAATTGATCGTGACAAAAAAGTAAATAAATATGATGTAAAAATTGATAAGATTTGTCAGAAAATATTTGCATTAGCACAACCGGTTGCAATGGATCTTCGCTACATTATGTCCTCATTAACTATTAATAGTAATCTTGAACGCATTGGTGACATTGCCGTTAACATAGCTGAAAATATTATTTTGATTAAGACAAAACCTGAGTTTTATCACAATACAAAGCTTGAAGAGATGTTTAATCTTACAAAGCGCATGTTAAAGAATTCTATTGATGCATTTATTGGCGGTAATCCTGAGCTTGCTAAAGAGGTTATTTTAACGGATGATGTGGTTGACAAATTGAATGCTGAAAACCATTTAATTCTAAAATCAATAATGAAGCAAAATCCTGATAATATTGAGGGCGCAGTTGCATTATTGGTTATCTCACGGGAATTAGAAAGATTAGCAGATCATTCAACAAACATTGCTGAAGATGTTTTCTTTATTGTTGAAGCTCAATTAATTAAGCATAAATATGAAAAATTTATTTTTGGTGATGATGAGAATGAGAATGAAGATGATAAAGCTGATACGGAATCTTAG
- a CDS encoding TetR/AcrR family transcriptional regulator, translating to MANERKIQIIKAAAKRFARHGLNKTTLDEVARDIRIGKATIYHYFTSKDDLYFATLKWECENFILQVKEILEKDSDSLKQKLKDYFGQKEIVSENNKLIHEAILTYFNDKSFEKEKEIINWLLIQEAELIKKFLTKHYSQRIKKTSSNFPNFIVINSWGMFFANKLNALMEPSKSEETKILYIESLETILG from the coding sequence ATGGCTAACGAAAGAAAAATCCAAATAATTAAAGCAGCGGCAAAAAGATTTGCAAGACATGGTTTAAATAAAACCACTCTTGATGAAGTTGCACGCGATATAAGAATCGGGAAAGCAACTATTTATCATTACTTCACTTCAAAAGATGATTTATATTTTGCGACGCTTAAATGGGAATGTGAAAATTTTATTCTACAGGTAAAAGAGATACTTGAAAAGGATTCTGATTCATTAAAGCAAAAACTAAAAGATTATTTTGGACAAAAAGAAATCGTATCAGAAAACAATAAATTAATACACGAGGCGATACTAACATATTTTAATGATAAATCTTTTGAGAAGGAAAAAGAAATTATTAATTGGCTGTTAATACAGGAAGCAGAATTGATTAAAAAGTTTTTAACAAAGCATTATTCACAAAGAATAAAAAAGACCAGTTCGAATTTTCCAAACTTTATAGTAATTAATAGCTGGGGAATGTTTTTTGCAAATAAACTTAATGCCCTTATGGAACCTTCTAAATCTGAGGAAACAAAAATACTTTACATAGAATCATTAGAAACTATTTTAGGCTAA
- a CDS encoding PIG-L family deacetylase gives MTRIILILFLMVASVHILSQPLPSMSSSEIKLALNKLDVLGSVLYFAAHPDDENTSLISYLAKGKLMRTGYLAMTRGDGGQNLIGTEQSDQLGVLRTQELLEARRRDGGEQFFTRAIDFGYSKSSEETFEFWDKEKVLSDVVWVIRNFRPDIIITRFPTTGQGGHGHHTASAILAVEAFNLANDPKAFTDQLKYVNTWQPKRVFWNAWLPALQNSNIDLSEIPSLNLGEYNSLLGMSYTEISALSRSMHKSQGFGASGIRNNILNYFSLLKGDSVRNDIFEGIDLSWDRVEGGNEIHSSIQKTITEFDDENPAASLDNLFLIREKILRLKDEYWKDVKLKEITELIRSCAGIWIEAISDNEFVSVGDTLNLKASIINRSEKDLTLNKVSVDLFDNKQVDNLILNNGELNSYDLKFFIPENTPISQPYWLQNGHNVGMYNVSDQNLIGWPEEKSKLICDFIVSYKNQSINFSIPIYNRINDPVDGEVYKPVVITPPVTVTLEKEIYFLSNKDEKEIKVTVQSFKNSVNGKINLNCSGGWKVFPNQIDFQIDKKNQKINFYVKVSPSSNGSNSELTANVIIDNKTYTKSPTRIDYKHILPQTIFYDSKAKLELFNFEKDVINKIGYIVGSGDKIPDFLSDLGFDVTLLDDKHFGSNNLNQYDVIITGIRAYNTVDNLALFHSELVKYVEQGGTLISQYNTTGDLVVEPGVYPLKISRDRVTDEKSKVDILIGEHQIFNKPFKITTDNFNGWIQERGLYFPNEWDKNYTALLSMNDKGETPKTGSLLITKYGKGTFVYTGLSFFREIPAGVEGAIKLFVNILYSGK, from the coding sequence ATGACAAGAATAATTTTAATACTTTTTCTGATGGTAGCATCAGTACATATTTTGTCCCAGCCTCTTCCATCAATGAGTTCATCCGAAATTAAATTAGCATTAAATAAATTGGATGTTCTTGGCAGTGTGCTTTACTTCGCCGCGCATCCTGACGATGAAAACACATCATTAATTTCTTATTTGGCTAAAGGTAAGTTAATGAGAACCGGTTACCTTGCAATGACTCGAGGTGATGGCGGACAAAATTTAATCGGGACGGAACAATCTGACCAGCTTGGAGTTTTAAGGACACAGGAATTATTAGAAGCAAGAAGACGCGATGGAGGTGAACAGTTTTTTACTCGTGCAATTGATTTTGGCTACTCAAAATCATCCGAAGAAACTTTTGAGTTTTGGGATAAAGAAAAAGTATTAAGCGATGTTGTTTGGGTTATTAGAAATTTTCGTCCGGATATTATAATTACGAGATTTCCTACAACCGGGCAAGGTGGACACGGACATCATACTGCTTCTGCAATTTTAGCAGTAGAAGCATTTAATTTGGCAAATGATCCAAAAGCGTTTACCGATCAATTAAAATATGTAAACACCTGGCAGCCAAAAAGAGTTTTCTGGAATGCATGGCTTCCTGCACTACAAAATTCCAATATTGATTTGTCAGAAATTCCGTCTTTAAATCTTGGAGAATATAATTCGCTACTTGGAATGTCCTACACGGAAATTTCAGCGTTAAGCAGATCGATGCATAAAAGTCAGGGTTTTGGGGCATCAGGAATTAGAAATAATATTTTAAATTATTTTTCACTGCTCAAAGGTGATTCGGTTAGAAATGACATTTTTGAAGGAATTGATTTAAGCTGGGACCGAGTTGAAGGCGGAAATGAAATTCATTCTTCAATCCAAAAAACTATTACAGAGTTTGATGATGAAAATCCAGCGGCAAGTCTGGATAATTTATTTTTAATTCGTGAAAAAATATTAAGACTAAAAGATGAGTATTGGAAAGATGTAAAGCTCAAAGAAATAACTGAGTTAATTCGATCCTGCGCTGGAATTTGGATTGAAGCTATTTCTGACAATGAATTTGTTTCTGTTGGTGATACTTTAAATTTAAAAGCATCCATAATCAATAGAAGCGAAAAAGACTTAACTTTAAATAAAGTAAGTGTTGATCTTTTTGATAATAAGCAAGTTGATAACTTAATCCTTAATAATGGTGAACTAAATTCATACGATCTTAAATTTTTTATTCCTGAAAATACACCAATTTCACAACCATATTGGCTGCAAAATGGACACAATGTTGGGATGTATAATGTTAGTGATCAAAATTTAATTGGATGGCCTGAAGAAAAATCTAAACTAATTTGTGATTTTATTGTTAGTTATAAAAATCAATCGATTAATTTTTCAATTCCAATCTATAATAGAATAAATGACCCTGTTGATGGAGAAGTTTATAAACCTGTGGTCATAACCCCACCTGTAACTGTAACACTTGAAAAAGAAATTTATTTTTTAAGTAATAAAGATGAAAAAGAAATTAAAGTTACTGTTCAATCATTTAAAAATTCAGTAAATGGTAAGATCAATTTAAATTGTAGCGGTGGATGGAAAGTTTTTCCAAATCAAATTGATTTTCAGATTGATAAAAAGAATCAGAAAATAAATTTTTATGTAAAAGTTTCCCCTTCAAGTAACGGTTCTAATTCAGAATTAACAGCTAATGTTATAATTGATAATAAGACTTATACTAAGAGTCCAACACGAATTGATTATAAACATATTCTTCCTCAAACAATTTTCTATGATTCAAAAGCTAAACTTGAGCTGTTTAATTTTGAGAAAGATGTAATTAACAAGATAGGATACATTGTCGGCTCTGGTGATAAGATTCCTGATTTCTTATCCGATCTCGGATTTGATGTTACTTTACTCGATGATAAACATTTTGGTTCTAATAATCTTAATCAATATGATGTAATTATAACTGGAATACGAGCATACAATACAGTTGATAATCTTGCGTTATTTCATAGTGAGCTAGTTAAATATGTTGAACAAGGCGGGACACTGATTTCTCAGTACAACACTACTGGTGATCTGGTAGTTGAACCCGGAGTATATCCATTAAAGATTTCTCGTGATCGTGTTACTGATGAAAAATCTAAAGTTGATATTCTTATAGGTGAGCATCAGATTTTTAATAAGCCGTTTAAAATCACAACTGATAATTTTAATGGCTGGATTCAGGAACGTGGATTATATTTCCCAAATGAATGGGATAAAAATTATACAGCTCTTTTATCGATGAACGATAAAGGAGAAACACCTAAGACAGGATCTTTACTTATTACTAAATACGGCAAAGGCACTTTTGTGTATACGGGATTATCATTCTTTAGAGAAATTCCTGCCGGAGTTGAAGGAGCAATTAAATTATTTGTAAACATACTTTATTCTGGTAAATAG
- a CDS encoding type II toxin-antitoxin system Phd/YefM family antitoxin, with translation MKNISVTNDIIPVGQFKSGLAKYLKDIQVRKHSLVITQNGKPAGVLVSPTEYDSLNETKMFIESISRGLADSENSDIFSTAQLKSELKKYRASKSL, from the coding sequence ATGAAAAATATTTCTGTTACTAATGATATAATTCCGGTTGGGCAGTTCAAATCTGGATTAGCAAAATACTTAAAAGATATACAGGTTAGAAAACACTCTCTTGTAATAACACAAAATGGTAAGCCTGCTGGTGTTTTAGTTTCTCCAACAGAATATGATTCTTTGAATGAAACTAAAATGTTTATCGAATCAATTTCCAGAGGATTAGCTGATTCTGAAAACAGTGATATTTTTTCAACTGCGCAATTAAAGAGTGAATTAAAAAAGTACAGAGCCAGTAAATCTTTATGA
- a CDS encoding type II toxin-antitoxin system RelE/ParE family toxin: protein MKVNWTKEAMINLQQIEDFISADNPEAAIQLIDKLISLTKDLGRFPKKGRIVPELSIDRIREIIYKNYRTVYAIKKKSITILTVFESHKLLSKEDIEKV from the coding sequence ATGAAAGTAAACTGGACAAAAGAGGCAATGATAAATCTTCAACAAATCGAAGATTTTATTTCTGCTGATAATCCGGAAGCAGCAATTCAGTTAATTGACAAATTGATTTCATTAACAAAAGATCTTGGTAGGTTTCCAAAGAAGGGAAGAATCGTTCCAGAATTATCCATTGATCGGATTAGGGAAATTATATACAAGAATTATAGAACAGTTTACGCGATAAAAAAGAAGTCTATAACTATCTTAACTGTGTTTGAAAGTCATAAGTTGCTCTCAAAAGAAGATATTGAAAAAGTTTAA
- the kdsA gene encoding 3-deoxy-8-phosphooctulonate synthase — translation MSVKINQIVIGDNKPFVLIAGPCVVENEKMILETAAAISKIASEIGIPFIFKSSFKKANRTNLKSFTGLGDEESIAILKKVKDELKLSIVTDIHTESDIEKVGDAVDILQIPAFLSRQTDLLIAAGKSGKIVNIKKGQFLAPEDMKHAADKVASTGNDKIMLTERGTTFGYHNLVVDMRSLVIMRELGYPVVMDSTHAVQLPSKDLISGGQPKFIKPLARAAMAVGIDALFLEVHPDPKNALSDAASQLPLSELKELLIELKKIDQITKNYN, via the coding sequence ATGTCAGTAAAAATAAATCAAATAGTAATCGGTGATAACAAACCGTTTGTTCTAATTGCCGGACCCTGTGTTGTTGAAAATGAAAAAATGATTCTTGAAACAGCTGCAGCAATAAGCAAAATTGCTTCCGAAATTGGTATACCGTTCATCTTCAAATCAAGTTTTAAAAAAGCCAATAGAACTAATCTAAAATCTTTTACCGGATTAGGTGATGAAGAATCAATTGCCATTCTTAAAAAAGTTAAAGATGAATTAAAGTTATCTATTGTTACTGATATCCATACTGAATCTGATATTGAAAAAGTTGGTGATGCTGTAGATATTTTGCAAATACCCGCGTTTCTATCACGGCAAACTGATTTACTGATTGCCGCCGGAAAATCCGGAAAAATTGTTAACATAAAAAAAGGACAGTTTCTTGCTCCAGAAGATATGAAGCATGCTGCCGATAAAGTTGCATCAACTGGTAATGATAAAATAATGTTAACTGAGCGCGGAACAACTTTTGGTTATCATAATCTTGTTGTTGATATGCGCTCATTAGTGATAATGAGAGAACTTGGATATCCTGTTGTTATGGATTCAACACACGCTGTTCAACTTCCAAGTAAAGATTTAATCAGCGGTGGACAGCCGAAATTTATTAAACCGCTCGCACGTGCAGCAATGGCAGTGGGGATTGATGCACTGTTTCTGGAGGTTCACCCGGATCCTAAAAATGCTTTAAGTGATGCTGCCAGCCAACTACCACTTTCTGAATTAAAAGAACTTTTAATAGAATTGAAGAAGATAGATCAAATAACTAAAAACTATAATTGA